In the genome of Planctomyces sp. SH-PL62, the window AAGTGATCAATCGCCAGTATTCGCCGTTCGCCAGGTCTTGCAGCGTCAGGTCGCCGAATCGGCGGCCGTCGCCTATCCCCGTGAGCAGGACCCGCCAGGAGGTCAGGCCCGCGTCGCCCTGAACCTGGAGGGCGACCATCGCGACGAACACGACGAGCCAGCTCGCGCAGAATAACACCGTCGCCGGATAGTCTCGGAGTTCGCGGAGGAGGAGGCGGGGGGTCATGCCGGGCTCGTCGGAGGATCGAGGGAGACGACGCGGTCGCGTCTCCTGGGATGGGTGACCACTCGAGGCACGCGAATCGACGGCCGGACTAGAGCGACTCCATCGCCTTGCGCAGATGCTCGCGGCGGGCCGCCCATCGCTCGGCGTCCAGGACGGGCGCGAGGCCGAGCGTGGGCAGGGGCGGCTCGAGCGGAACCCAGGTCTTGCAGCCGAGTTGCTCGGGCGTCACGACCACCACGGCGGGCGCGGGCTTCGTCCAGACGCGGACGCTCAGCACCCAGAGGCCGGGGCGACGGTAATGGAATCGCTTATGAACCGTCTCGGCCGTCCAGACGTGGAACGGCTCCAGGGCGTCGAGCCGATCCTCGCGATCGAGATGATGGATCGCCTCGACCATCGCGAGGGACCGGATCGGCACCGTCGCCGCGTCCGGCGACGCCGCCCCCGATGGGGTCGACTCGATCCGAAGGCCCTGCTGCGACTCGTGAAGACGGGTCGGGTAGAGCCAGAACGCCCGGTGTTCGGGCGTGAAGCCGCCGCCGTCCTCGGCGATCCCCCCCTTGCGGAGGATGAGCGTCTGCTCGCCCGAGGCGAGGGCGTCGCAGACGCCGCTCCATTCCTTGAACCCGACGTCGCACTCCGGGGGAAGCTCGCTCATAGCTCGGATTCGTCCTTCGGCGTGCGCGTCATCAGGTCGAAGACGGCCGCCCGCGGCGGCTTGCCCTCGAACAGGACCTGGTGGAGCTCGTGCGTGATGGGCATGTCGACGCCCATCCGCAGGGCCAGTGCGTGGACGCTTCGAATCGTCGGCACCCCCTCGGAGACGTTCGGCATGGCGTCGAGGATGGCCTGCAACGCCTCGCCGCGGCCGATGCGCAGGCCGACCTCGCGGTTCCTCCCGAACGGGCTGTAGCAGGTGGTGACGACGTCGCCGACGCCGGCCAGGCCGTAGAACGTCTCGATTCGTCCCCCCAGGCGGACGCCCATCCGGGCGATCTCGACCAGCCCCCGGGTGAGGAGCGCGGCCTTGGCGTTGTCGCCGACCTCCAGCCCGTCGCAGACCCCGGCGGCGATGCCCAGGATGTTCTTGAGAGCCCCGGCGACCTCCGCCCCGATCGCATCGGAATTCCGGTAGATGCGGAACGTTTCATGGGAGAAGTCGTGCTGGACGGCCTCACAGAGCGTCGACGACGAGCCGGCGACGACCAGCGAGGCCGGCAGCCCTCGCGCCAGTTCCTCGGCGTGGCTGGGTCCGGTGAGGATGGCCGTCTCGCGAGGCCCGAGGGTCTCGACGAGGATCCGCGAAGGGAGGGCGAACGTGCCGAACTCGACCCCCTTCACCACGCTGACCACCGGCACGCCCGTCGGGACGGCCGGAACCAATTTCGCGAGGCCGTCCCGCAGGTACGACGTCGGGATCGCCGCGACGATCAGCTCGGCGCGATCGAGCGCCTCGTGCGGATCGCCGAGGATCCGGATCGGCTCCGGGATCGAGACTTCGGGGAGGTGCCGCGCGTTCCGCCTCGTCTCGGCCATCGCGACGGCGCGGTCGGGCTCGCGGACCCAGAGCCGGACGTCGCCGGCCGAACGGGCGAGGACCATGGCCATCGCCGTCCCCATCCCACCGCCGCCCAGGACTGCCACGCGATCCATGTCAGACCTCCCCGCCGCCGTACGCGCGATCGAGCAGGTCGACGGGATGGACGACCTCGACGGCGCTGCCGCGCTCGCGGATCTGGCGGGCGATCTGGAGGGTGCAGCCGATGTTCCCGCTGGCGACGATCGCGGCCCCGGCGGCCTCGATGTTGTCCATCTTGCGGCGTCCCAGGCGAGCGGACATCTCGGGCTCGGTCAGGTTGTAGGTCCCCGCCGCCCCGCAGCAGAGTTCGCTCTCCGCGAGCGGGACGAGTTTCAGCCCGGGGATCATCCCCAGCAGCTGCCGGGGCTGGTTGCGGATCTGCTGGGCGTGGCAGAGGTGGCAGGCGTCGTGGTAGGTCACCGTCGCATCCACCGGATGCGTGGGCGCGATCGGCCCCAGGGACATCAGGAACTCCGACACGTCCTTGATCTTGGCCACGAAGCGACTCGTCCGCTCGTGCTCCTCAGGCGGCATGATGTGTTCATACCCCTTGAACATGGCGCCGCAGCCGGCCGCGTTGATGACGATCGCGTCCAGCTCGTCGACGTCGAACGCCTCCAGGTTCCGTCGGGCCAGTTCGAGCGCGGGGGCCTCGGCGCCGGAGTGGTAGTGGATGGCGCCGCAGCAGGCCTGGCCGCGAGGGACGACGACCTCGCAGCCGTTGCGCTGGAGCACGCGGGCGGTGGCGGCCGTCGTCTGGGGGGTCATCGCGTCGGTCACGCAGCCCAGGAACAGCCCCACGCGCGCCCGCTTCGGGCCGATGGCCGGCAGGACCTCGGGGAGTCGCGACGGTGCCTGGAGTTCGGGTACCATCGCCTCCATGTTCCGGAGCGTCGGCGGGAGCAGCTTCGTGAGGCCGCTCCGTCCGATCAGCCTCATCAGCCCGACCTTCTGGAGCAGACGCACCGGCAACAACGCCGCCCGGACGCGATTCGCATACGGGAAGAGGTGATGCAGGATCACTCTTTGAAGCGGGCTGAGGCCGGCGCCGGTCGGAGCGTCCTGGAGCATGGCGATCTTGTACGGTTCGATCAGCTTGCCGTACTGGACGCCCGACGGGCAGGCGGTTTCGCAGGCGCGGCAGTCGAGGCAAAGGTCGAGGTGGCGGCGGACCTCGGGACTCATCGCCAGTCGGCCGTCGGTGACCGAGCGCATCAGGTAAATGCGCCCGCGCGGGCTGTCGTTCTCGTCCGACGTCTCCACATAGGTCGGGCAACTCGCCGTGCAGAGGCCGCAGTGGATGCACTGCTGGAACAGCGAGTAGTCGATCCGCTCGGCGAGCCAGGCCAGGTCGACGCCGGGATTCGCGACGGGCTCGACGACGGCGGCCGGGGCGTGCGTGGGCTGGTCGATCGTTCTCATGGTCCTACTCGTCCTCGCCCACGAACCGGCCGGGATTCATCACGTTTCGGGGATCGAGGGCCGCCTTGACCGCCCGCCCCAGGGCCCAGTCCGCGCGGGGCTCGCCCCAGACGCGGAGCCGAGCTTTCCACGAGGTCGGGCAGCGGGTCACGATCAGGTTGCCGCCGTCGCCAACCGCCTGCGCCCGCTTCGCGGCGACCGCCGCCGCCGCTTCGTCCTCGCTCCATTCCCCGATCGCCTGCATCCGGACGACGCCGACGCCGGCGTGAGCCTGCAAGGCCCAGCGTTCCGGGGGCAAATCCGCCAGGAACGCCGCGACTCGGGACGGCCGCAGGCTCGCCGAGCAGGCGAACGCTCCGGGCGTCTCGACCTGGAACTCGGTCAGCGCTTTCCAGAGGGGTGCGGTCGCCTCGTCGCGGAGTACGTCGAAGTCGCTCCGCCCGATCTCGGTCCTGAATCGGTCGACCTGCCAGGCGACGGAATTCACGTCGTCCTCGATCCCGACGACCAGCGTCCACGAATCCCCCGCCAGGCCCGCCGCCCCGGCGATGATCCGGGCCGCGGTCGGGTTCAGGAACTCGACGGCCACCGGTCGCAAGGCCGACGCACCGAACCCGACGAGCCACTCGTCCAGTCGTTCGGGCCCGTCGGCCCTCAGCCAGATCAAGGCCGAAGCTCCGGGGAGCGGGCGGACCTTCAAGGTGGCCTGGGTGATGATTCCGAGAGTCCCCATCGAGCCGGTCAGCAGCTTCGGGAAGTCATAACCGGCGACGTTCTTGACGACCCGCCCTCCCCCCTTCACCTCGACGGCGTTCGAGGTGACGAACGAGACGCCGATGATCGAGTCGCGGGGCCGCCCCAGGCCAAGTCGGCGAGGCCCACAGACGCCCGTCGCAAGCGCGCCGCCGAGCGTCGCGCGGTCGGGCCGAGGGACGTCGATCAGCAGCCGCTGGTTCTGCTCGGCCAGGATTCCCTGCAACGCCGCGACCGACATGCCGGCCTGCACGGTGATGGTCATATCGGCGTGGGGGTAGTCGACGATGCGGTTCAGCGACGAGACGTCGACCGCCGCGCCGGGGCGACCGGGAGGCCGACCGTAGTCGAGCGCCGACGCCCCCCCTTGAGGATAGACCGCCCCGGAGTTCTCGACCTCCGCGCGGACGGCGTCACACAGTTCGTCGACCGTCGATGGGCGGTGGACCGCCGTGGCGAAGCGACCATCGCCGAGGGGGCCGGCTCCGGACGTTTCGGGCCAGCCGAGGGCGTCTGCTTCACGCTTCACGATTCGCTCCCTGGAGCCTGGCTCTCCGGGCCGGCGTCGTCCCGGACGACCTCGCCTGAGAGAGTTCGCTCGACCATCTCCTGCACCGCGCGGATGGCCTCGACGGTCGGCTCGTCAAACGCGCCGGGCCAGGCCTCGGTCAACAGCACCTGGGATTCGAGGGCCAGGCGATGCAGCGCGTACGCGAGCCGTCGGGCGAGCGCCGCCGCGCCTCGGTTCTCCTTCTCCAACCGCCTGAGGGCCTCCAACAACTCCGCGACGGTCGCGGCCGGGACCGATTCGCCTCGTCTCAGGAGGGGAAGGAACCCGCGAGGATCGCCCCCTTCGGGTCCGACGTGTTTCCAGACGATATCCATGGGGAGCCCGTCGAGGTCCTCGGGAACGTAATTCGCGGCATCGGCCGGCTCGCCGACCACCGGGTCGGGTCGAGGCCCGGTCTGGAGGCGCACCGTGACGGGCGCGTCCAGGGCCGGGGCGTTGCGTCCGTCCGTCTCGGCCGCCTCCTCCGGCTGGGTGAGGAACAGGAGCGGGACGGTCACCTCGGACGGTGGGGGCTCGGGGACGTGGGGCCGTGTCGCGTCGCGACGAGCCTGCCACTCGCTGAGGTATCCGGCGTCCTCGGCGATCTCGTCGAGCCCCTTCAAGGGGCTCCCACGTTGGGCCTCGACCCGGGCGACCTTCCGTCGCACGCGTTCTTCTTCAAGGGACCGGGCCAGCACCACCGCACAGTAATCCTGGATGGACGAGTGCCCGTCGAGATCGGCGAGCAATTGAGCCAGATCAAGCAGACTGCCCGGCAGGTAGAGCGTCAACCGCTGGGTCTCGTCCTCGTAGCCCGGGAGTTTATGCTCGCCCGAGCGGAAGACCGGAGGCAGCCGACGCCACCGCGAGAATCGATTCCGCTCCCCCACGTTCGCCATGCCTTTCCGGCGGCCCATCCATCGCCGCGCCGAGTGAAGGGACCGACTCCCCTGGTTCGATCAGCCTTATCATAAACCGCGTCCGAGGTCGAACGATAGGTCGCCGTCAGGCCGAAGCGTGCCGTCCGGGTTTGGTCCGCTCGAGGCAGTGCCCCCCGATCGGCAGCTTCTTGCCGGGGCTGCAACGGTCTTCGGGGTTGAGCGCGTCGTGCACGGCGGTCATCGCCGCGAGATCGTCCTCGCTGAAGAGCTTGGGCATCATCGCGAGCTTCTCGACGCCTATGCCGTGCTCGCCGGTGACGCTCCCTCCCAGCCGGATGCACTCGTCGAGGATCTCGACGCTGGCCTGGAGGGCCCGACGGACCTGGTCCGGGTCGCGCTCGTCGAAGAGGATGATGGGGTGGAGGTTGCCGTCGCCGGCGTGGAAGACGTTGGCGATTCGCACCTGCTGACGCTCCGAGACCCCCTCCATGAACCGCAAGATATGGGGGAGCGCCGTGCGGGGGACGACGCCGTCCTGGGTGCAGAAGGTGGGGCTGACGCGACCGATGGCTCCGAAGGCCATCTTGCGGCTCTTCCAGATCGCCTTGTATTCGGGCTCCTCGCGGGTCAGCCAGCTGATCGACTTCTCAACCTTCCCGCGATGCGCCTGGACGATCTCGGAGATGGCCTGGGCCTCGTGGTCGAGCGCGGCGTCCAGGCCGTCGACCTCGATGATGAGGACGGCCCCGGCGTCGACGGGAAAGCCGAACTTGAACGCGGCCTCCACGGCCCGGATCATCAGGTTGTCGATCATCTCCAGGGCGGCTGGGACGATCCCGGCGGCCACGATCCCGCTCACGGCCTCGACGGAATCCTCCACCGTGTCGAAGACCGCGAGCAGCGTCCGGCCCGCCTCGGGGTCTCGCGTCAGATTCACGATCACTTTCGTGACGATCCCGAACGTCCCTTCGCTGCCGACGATCAGGCCGGTCAGGTCGTAGCCCGGCTGATCCTCGACGACGCCGCCAATCTGGACGACTTCGCCCTCGGGCGTCACCAGTTCGAGCCCCCGCACATGGTTCACCGTCACGCCATATTTAAGCGTATGCGGCCCCCCCGCGTTGGTGGCGACGTTCCCGCCGATCGTGCACGCCGTCTGGCTCGACGGATCCGGGGCGAAATGGAGCCCCGAGCCGACGAGGGCGCGCGTCAGCCAGACGTTCACGACGCCCGCCTCGACGATCGCGTAGCGGTCCCGGAGGTTGACCTCCTGGATGCGCTTCATCTTCGTGAGCCCGATCATCACCCCGCCCCCAATAGGGAGCGTCCCGCCAGCCAGGCTCGTCCCGGCGCCTCGGGGCACGAACGGGACGCCGTGGCGATTGCAGATCTTGACGATCGCGACCACATCCTCCGTACAGCCTGGGAAGACCACGACGTCGGGCACGGCCTTCTCGATCAGATAGCCGTCGCATTCATAGACGACAAGCTCGTCATGACGAAAGAGGACGTTCTCCTCCCCAATCGCCGCCTTCAACTCGGCGACGAGACGGGCGGAAGTCGAGGACGCCGACGTCGGAACGGCGGTCGCGGTCATGGATTGCGGTTCCTGCCGAGGAAATCGGACGAGGGCTGACAGACGGATGGCTCTAAGCCGAACAGCTTCATTCTACCCCCCCGCCGCCCGGCCCGCCACGAAGCTGATCCACGAGCCGCGCCACTCGAGACACGACGATAGGCGATGGATCAGAGTCCAGATCCCGACGTGTTCAACGCCTGAGCAACGAGTTCTACCAGCCCCTCTACCCTAGAGGTGGGCCCTTTCCAGATCGCCGACGCCGAGCGATTAGTCGTCGGCGGCATGCTTCGGAACCAAACCTGACGGCAAAGCCCGAGTCCCGGCGACGAGGCTGTCTCGCTCCAGTTCGGCCTCTTGCCCGCCGGGTCGGGGTCTCGAACAATTCCGACATGGCGAAGAGATCGGGCTGCAAAATCGGGGGGATGGAGACGGGGAAGGCACCCGCCTGCGTCGGCATCGACTTGGCCGGAGTCGAGCACCGGGAAACTGGAGTGGCGGTGCTCCGCGACTGCCGACTCGAGCTGCTGACCTCGGTCAGTACTGATGAGGAGATCGTCCGGCTGGCTGGGCTCGCGGGCCGGCGCGGGACGATCGCGATCAATGCCCCCCTCACCCGGCCCATGGGGCGATGTTGCCTGGACGACGATTGCCCGTGTCGGCAGGATCCAGGCACGAGAAGTCGGCAACTCGAGCGAGAGTTGGCCCGGATGGGAGTGCCGACATTGGCCACGGCGCTTATCAAGGTCCTCGCCCGCCGAGGCGTGCGGATCGCTGCATCGCTCAAGGAGCAGGGGCTACATCCTCTGGAAGTCTATCCGTTCGCGACGCTCAAGATTCTTGGCCTCCCATGCCGAGGCAAGCGGACCAGGGAGGGTCGACTGGAAATCCATCGAGCGCTCCGCCCTCTCGTGCCGGGTTTGCGACGCCCCAACGCCTCGGAGCACCGACTCGACGCAGTCGTCTGCGCCCTTACCGCCCAACTCCACCGGATGAAACTCACCCGGACGGTCGGTAAGCCCGACGAAGGTCTCATGAGCATCCCTGACACTCAGATCCTCACTCTCGAATACGTCCCCAATCCTACAGGTCGTGGCGTTCACGCCGTCTGGAAGCGAAGAAGACGCAGGCGCGCGCATTCGTCAACGCTTGGCGCGGTCGCTCGGTCGATTACGGATTGAAGGTGATAAGCCCCAGGGAACGTTCCCCCCGCAGAGGCACCGCAGAATTCCCATGACCCAGAGGAACGGGCTTGTTCGGAGGCGGGGCAGCGGGGTTCGAAACGAAGACGCCCCCGCCTTGGGGGCGGGGGCGTCTCTGGGGGATTCCGGCGATGACCGACTTTCGCGCCTGAGCACTATCATGGGCCCGTCGGGCTTAACGGCCGTGTTCGGAATGGGAACGGGTGTGGCCCCGACGGTATGGTCGCCGGAAAAACGGCCGGCGGGGGTTTCGCCCCGCCGGGCGTGGATCTCGGTGGGTCGGTCGATACGTCACGAGGCGAGCGGTTCGTCCACTCCAGCTTCCGATCTCGAGGATCACGGACCCGGGGTCCGGACCGGGAGTCGGCCGGTTTCACTTCGGCGAGGCTCGCCGTGCGGAGGATCTTGCAGCCGCCGCGACCCGGGCCCGGCTCCGCGTGCGGAGGGGACGGATCGGGGTGGTCAAGCCGCTCGGCTGTTAGGACCGGTCGGCTGAGGCGGTCGCCCGCCTTGCACTTCCGGCCTATCGACCTGGTCGTCTTCCAGGAGCCTGTGCGGGACATGCCCGCTGGAGACCTCATCTCGGAGAGGGCTTCGCGCTTAGATGCTTTCAGCGCTTATCCCGTCCCGACCTGGCTACCCGGCGGTGCCGCTAGCGCGACAGCCGGCACACCAGAGGTCGGTCCTCCCCAATCCTCTCGTACTAGGGGAGAAGCTCCTCAAGTCTCCTACGCCCACGGCAGATAGGGACCGACCTGTCTCACGACGGTCTGAACCCAGCTCGCGTACCGCTTTCATTGGCGAACAGCCAAACCCTTGGGACCTTCTCCAGCCCCAGGATGCGATGAGCCGACATCGAGGTGCCAAACCTCCCCGCCGCTAGGGACGCTCGGGGGAGATCAGCCTGTTATCCCCGGAGTACCTTTTATCTGTTGAGCGACGGCCTTTCCATCCAGCACCGCCGGATCACTAACGCCGACTTTCGTCCCTGCTCGACCCATCGGTCTCGCAGTCAGGCGCCCTTCTACGTTTGCGCTCGCGTTGCCCGATTGCCGACCGGGCTGAGGGCACCATTGCGCTCCTCCGTTACTCTTTGGGAGGAGACCGCCCCAGTCAAACTGCCCGATGAGCACGGTCCCGGTACGGGCTGCGTACCGGTGAGGGCCGACGATCATTCAGGGTGGTATTTCACCGTTGGCTCGCCGACGGCTGGCGCCGCCGGGTCGAAGCCTCCCACCTATCCTACACAGAACGAGCATCGGACCAGTGCCAACCTGCAGTAAAGGTTCACGGGGTCTTTCCGTCTAACCGCGGGTACGTGGCATCTTCACCACGACTACAGTTTCACCGGGTCCCTCGTGGAGACAGCGCTCCAGTCGTTACGCCATTCATGCAGGTCGGAACTTACCCGACAAGGAATTTCGCTACCTTAGGACCGTCATAGTTACGGCCGCCGTTTATCGGGGCTTCGGTCGCCGGCTTCGCTTGCGCTGACCGCCTTCCTCAACCTACCGACACCGAGCAGGCGTCAGACTCTATACGTCCTCTTGCGAGTTGGCAGAGTCCTGTGTTTTTGATAAACAGTCGCTAGAGCCGATTCTCTGCGGCTCCCCCCTCGCGGAGGGAGCACCCCTTGTACCGAAGGTACGGGGTCATTTTGCCGAGTTCCTTCACGAGGGTTCTCCCGAACGCCTTCGGATTCTCACCTGGCACACCTGTGTCGGATTGCGGTACGGGCCGGCGGATCGTCCCGAGGGGGCTTTTCGCGGCCGGATTCTCTCGAGCTTCCAGATCGAATGCTGTCGGCCTTGCGGCACGGGGGCGTCTACCACCCCGACTCGAGAATCCTCCGGCGTCCTCCCTCGTTCAACCTCCCCGCCGGGTGACGGAATATTAACCGTCTGCCCATCGACTACGCCCTTGGGCCTCGTCTTAGGACCCGACTGACCCTGGGCGGATTGACCTTCCCCAGGAAACCTTGTGCTTTCGGCGGACGGGCTTCCCACCCGTCTTGTCGTTACTCGTTCCGGCATGCGCACTCGACGCCGCTCCACGGCTCCTCACCGGTGCCGCTTCGACGCTGGCGTCGACGCTCTCCTACCATTCTTGCGAATCCGCGACTGCGGCACGACGCTTAGTCCCCGTCATTTTCGGCGCGGGATGGCTCGACCGGTAAGCTGTTACGCACTTTTGAAATGGTGGCTGCTTCTAAGCCAACATCCCGGCTGTCACGGCGATCCCACTTCCTTTGCCACTGAGCGTCGCTTTAGGGGCCTTGGTCGGCGGTCTGGGTTGTTTCCCTCTCGAGCATGAAGCTTATCCCCCACGCTCTGACTCCCGGGGTCCGACGCACGGTATTCGGAGTTGGGTTCCGATGGGTAGCCGGGGAGGCCCCCAAACGGATTCCGTCGCTCTACCCCCGTGCGTTACTTCCCGAGGCTGGCCCTAAAGCCATTTCGGAGAGAACGAGCTATCTCCAGGTTTGATTAGACTTTCACTCCTCCCCACGGGTCCTCCCCCAGTTTTTCAACACTGGTGGGTTCGGTCCTCCACGGCCGGTTAGGGCCGCTTCAACCTGCCCATGGGTAGTTCACCTGGTTTCGCGTCTATCGCGCCCGACTGAGTCGCCCTGTTCAGACTCGCTTTCGCTGCGGCTCCCCCCCTGAAGGGGTTAACCTGGCCGGACACGATAACTCGCCGGATCATTATGCAAAAGGCACGCGGTCAGCCCGACTTGCGTCAGAGGCCTCCCACCGCTTGTAGGCGCGGGGTTTCAGGTTCAGTATCCTCCCCTTGTCGGGGTTCTTCCCACCGTTCGGTCGCCCTACTGGGTTCGCTATCGGTCGTCGTCGAGTACTTAGCCTTGCGGGATGGTCCCCGCGAATTCAGGCCGGGTTTCCCGTGCCCGACCCTACTTGGGCGACCGGATGAGGAACCGCCGCTGCACCTACGGGGCTGTCACCCGCTCCGGCGCGATTTTCCAAACGGCTTCGGTTCGCGTTGGTTCCTCGTGATTCCGGGCCCTCGACCCCGGACGGTGACCCGTCCGGTTTGGGCTCTTCCCCGTTCGCTCGCCGCTACTGAGGGAGTCTCGGTTGATTTCCTTTCCTCCGGGTACTGAGATGTTTCAGTTCCCCGGGTGTTCCTCGGGCATTCCGGGATCGACGCTCGTTATGCAGCTCCCCCGGACTTATCGCAGCCTTCCACGCCCGAATTCCTGACGACGCCTAGGCATTCCCCCCGCGCCCTTAGGGCTTGACCACGCCGATCGGGCCCCCGCGCCTGGGAAGGCGCGGGCCTCTCGACGGGCAGCCGCTCGATTCTTCGCTTCGCGATTCCTCGCCAAGCCGGACAGGGGATTCGACCCCGGCGTCTCGCGACGCGGAAGTCGGCCCCAGGCCCGATCCAGATCCTAAAGGGTTCGTGTTCTTCGAGCCGCCCCGACTCGCGTCGCGGCGGCGTGAAACTGTAGTGGAGTATGCCACTCGCCCTTCCCGCCGGCGCGTGCCGCCCGCGTCCGAGGACGCCGACCGCACGACCCGCGTTGGGGCTCGTGTCGAATCCGCCCGCCTTCGACCCCCCCGCCCGAGGGGCGAAGCGGCCGGCCGCGGCCGGATTCGTGTATCGACCAACCACCGAATTGTCAAAGAGGCTCGCGGCCGGCGGACCTGCGTCCGCCGCCCGGGCCCTGGCGCCTGGCCAGGGGGCGAGGCCGTCCCCGGGGGAGACGGCCCCGCCCCGCGTCCAGGAGGCGAGGGTCGGAACGTCGACCCGCCCGGCGGAGGCCGGGCGGGCGACGCGTATGCCGATCGATCGTGGCCCGGTCCGCCTTGCGGCGGATCCGGAGGGCCGGGCGCGGGGCCCGGCGTGGTCGGAGAGAGGCGGATGCGGTTCTTCAAACCCTCGGGGGGAGCAGGCGTACGGGCGTCTCCTCGGGGTCCGAGGCGGCGCCGACGAGCCGTGGGGGCCGACGAAGGAGGCCTGGCGGCAACCTTCGCGATCCGGCGTCCCCGGCTTGGTTTTCCAAGTTTCCTTAGAAAGGAGGTGATCCAACCGCAGGTTCCCCTACGGTTACCTTGTTACGACTTAGTCCCCATCACGGGTTTCATCTTCGGCGCCTGCCTTTCGGCTCCGACGACTTCGGATGCCCCCCGCTTTGGTGGCTTGACGGGCGGTGTGTACAAGGCTCAGGAACACATTCACCGCGGCAATGCTGATCCGCGATTACTAGCGATTCCAGCTTCATGCGGGCGAGTTGCAGCCCGCAATCCGAACTGAGGGACGGTTTTTGCGATTAGCGCGGCCTTGCGGCCTGGCGACGCTTTGTCCGCCCCATTGTAGCACGTGTGCAGCCCTGGGCATAAGGGCCATGATGACTTGACGTCGTCCCCGCCTTCCTCCGGCTTGACGCCGGCGGTCTGATCAGAGTCCCCGCCATGACGCGCTGGCAACTGATCACAGGGGTTTCGCTCGTTACGGGACTTAACCCAACACCTCACGGCACGAGCTGACGACAGCCATGCAGCACCTGCACAGGTTCCACCTTGCGGCGTCGCCGACGTTTCCGCCGGCTAATCCCTGCATGTCAAGCCCAGGATAAGGTTCTTCGCGTAGCCTCGAATTAAGCCACATGCTCCACCGCTTGTGTGAGCCCCCGTCAATTCCTTTGAGTTTCAGCCTTGCGACCATACTCCCCAGGCGGAGCACTTCACGGTTTCCCTGCGGCAGGGAGCCCATCGGCGAGCCCCCTACCCAGTGCTCATCGTTTACGGCTAGGACTACCGGGGTATCTAATCCCGTTCGCTCCCCTAGCTTTCGCGTCTCAGCGTCAGTAGACGTCCAGGGTCTCGCTTTCGCCACGGGCGTTCCTTCCGATCTCAACGCATTTCACCGCTCCACCGGAAGTTCCAGACCCCCCTACGTCCCTCCAGACCGGCCGTTTCGTGCCGCGTTCCCCGGTTGAGCCGGGGGATTTCAGGCGCCGACGCACCGATCCGCCTACACGCGCTTTAAGCCCAGTGATTCCGAATAACGTTCGCACGGTTCGTCTTACCGCGGCTGCTGGCACGAACTTAGCCCGTGCTTCCTCCAGGGATCGATCAAGCCCCTTGCAGGGCCTTTCTCCCCCTCGACAGGAGTTTACAACCCGAAGGCCTTCGTCCTCCACGCGGCGTCGCTCGGTCAGGCTTGCGCCCATTGCCGAAGATTCTCGACTGCAGCCTCCCGTAGGAGTCTGGGCAGTGTCTCAGTCCCAGTGTGCCGGGCCACGCTCGCACGCCCGGTAGGCATCGAAGGCTTGGTGGGCCGTTACCCCGCCAACGACCTAATACCACGACGGCCCGTCCCGAGGCGGACGGATCCTTTGGCGAAGCGTCGATGCCGACGCCCTCGCATCGCTGGGGATTACCCGCAGTTTCCCGCGGCTATACCCATCCTCGGGGTTGGTTGCCGTCGCCTTACTCACCCTTCCGCCACTGGCCCCTTGCGGGGCCCGTGCGACTTGCATGCCTAATCCACGCCGCCAACGTTCATTCTGAGCCAGGATCAAACCCTTCACAATGGTCCTCGGACCGTTCGCCCCCCCGAAGGAGGCCTTCCCGATCTCCGGTCCCCATCCTCGAAGAGGTCTGAGGAATGCTCGGCGATCCGTCCTTCATGACCCCCCGCCCCGCCCGAAGGCGTGACGGCTGGCCGCGAGTCCGGATGCGCCACCGGTCCTTGCGGCCGCCCCGACGTC includes:
- a CDS encoding FAD-binding oxidoreductase — encoded protein: MKREADALGWPETSGAGPLGDGRFATAVHRPSTVDELCDAVRAEVENSGAVYPQGGASALDYGRPPGRPGAAVDVSSLNRIVDYPHADMTITVQAGMSVAALQGILAEQNQRLLIDVPRPDRATLGGALATGVCGPRRLGLGRPRDSIIGVSFVTSNAVEVKGGGRVVKNVAGYDFPKLLTGSMGTLGIITQATLKVRPLPGASALIWLRADGPERLDEWLVGFGASALRPVAVEFLNPTAARIIAGAAGLAGDSWTLVVGIEDDVNSVAWQVDRFRTEIGRSDFDVLRDEATAPLWKALTEFQVETPGAFACSASLRPSRVAAFLADLPPERWALQAHAGVGVVRMQAIGEWSEDEAAAAVAAKRAQAVGDGGNLIVTRCPTSWKARLRVWGEPRADWALGRAVKAALDPRNVMNPGRFVGEDE
- a CDS encoding FAD-binding oxidoreductase translates to MTATAVPTSASSTSARLVAELKAAIGEENVLFRHDELVVYECDGYLIEKAVPDVVVFPGCTEDVVAIVKICNRHGVPFVPRGAGTSLAGGTLPIGGGVMIGLTKMKRIQEVNLRDRYAIVEAGVVNVWLTRALVGSGLHFAPDPSSQTACTIGGNVATNAGGPHTLKYGVTVNHVRGLELVTPEGEVVQIGGVVEDQPGYDLTGLIVGSEGTFGIVTKVIVNLTRDPEAGRTLLAVFDTVEDSVEAVSGIVAAGIVPAALEMIDNLMIRAVEAAFKFGFPVDAGAVLIIEVDGLDAALDHEAQAISEIVQAHRGKVEKSISWLTREEPEYKAIWKSRKMAFGAIGRVSPTFCTQDGVVPRTALPHILRFMEGVSERQQVRIANVFHAGDGNLHPIILFDERDPDQVRRALQASVEILDECIRLGGSVTGEHGIGVEKLAMMPKLFSEDDLAAMTAVHDALNPEDRCSPGKKLPIGGHCLERTKPGRHASA
- a CDS encoding NAD(P)H-dependent glycerol-3-phosphate dehydrogenase, whose amino-acid sequence is MDRVAVLGGGGMGTAMAMVLARSAGDVRLWVREPDRAVAMAETRRNARHLPEVSIPEPIRILGDPHEALDRAELIVAAIPTSYLRDGLAKLVPAVPTGVPVVSVVKGVEFGTFALPSRILVETLGPRETAILTGPSHAEELARGLPASLVVAGSSSTLCEAVQHDFSHETFRIYRNSDAIGAEVAGALKNILGIAAGVCDGLEVGDNAKAALLTRGLVEIARMGVRLGGRIETFYGLAGVGDVVTTCYSPFGRNREVGLRIGRGEALQAILDAMPNVSEGVPTIRSVHALALRMGVDMPITHELHQVLFEGKPPRAAVFDLMTRTPKDESEL
- a CDS encoding (Fe-S)-binding protein, with translation MRTIDQPTHAPAAVVEPVANPGVDLAWLAERIDYSLFQQCIHCGLCTASCPTYVETSDENDSPRGRIYLMRSVTDGRLAMSPEVRRHLDLCLDCRACETACPSGVQYGKLIEPYKIAMLQDAPTGAGLSPLQRVILHHLFPYANRVRAALLPVRLLQKVGLMRLIGRSGLTKLLPPTLRNMEAMVPELQAPSRLPEVLPAIGPKRARVGLFLGCVTDAMTPQTTAATARVLQRNGCEVVVPRGQACCGAIHYHSGAEAPALELARRNLEAFDVDELDAIVINAAGCGAMFKGYEHIMPPEEHERTSRFVAKIKDVSEFLMSLGPIAPTHPVDATVTYHDACHLCHAQQIRNQPRQLLGMIPGLKLVPLAESELCCGAAGTYNLTEPEMSARLGRRKMDNIEAAGAAIVASGNIGCTLQIARQIRERGSAVEVVHPVDLLDRAYGGGEV
- a CDS encoding DUF1802 family protein; translated protein: MSELPPECDVGFKEWSGVCDALASGEQTLILRKGGIAEDGGGFTPEHRAFWLYPTRLHESQQGLRIESTPSGAASPDAATVPIRSLAMVEAIHHLDREDRLDALEPFHVWTAETVHKRFHYRRPGLWVLSVRVWTKPAPAVVVVTPEQLGCKTWVPLEPPLPTLGLAPVLDAERWAARREHLRKAMESL